The genomic region CTTGGCGCATAGCCTCCGCTATCCGGCGCGCCTTGGCCTCATTCTCTGCCAACGCTATCATGCTTGGCCCAGCACCACTTAGCGCTACTCCCAGTGCTCCATATGCAAGGGCAGCTTCGCGTACACGGCTGTAGCAAGGCACGTGCCTAGCCCTGGCCTTCTCAACTATACTGTCACCCATCATGGCTTCTCCTACGAGGCCTAGGTCTCCCTCAATAAGCCCTGCTATGAGGAGCGCGGTTCCCCCGCCAAAGTTTCTTGCAGCACTTGATGTAGGAACACTTTTTGGGACGACGGATCGCATGAATTTCGTCTTGTGCTTCTGGGGCATAGCGTCCTCGGGCACGAGTATGGCGAACACGGGCTCAGCGCCAGGCACTATTCGCTTAGCCACAAGCCTCTCGCCGAGCTGGCCCACTATGACGAAGCCTCCGAGGAGGCTAGCCGAGACATTATCATAGTGCGGAGACCCAGCAGCTGCCGCTTCGCCTTCGCCAGCCGCCTCCACGAGCTCTCCAAGGTGTACACGCTGATTTAGCACCTCGGAGAAGGCTGCAACAGCTGCTGCAGCGCTAGCACCGCTACTACCGAGTCCGCGTCCAGGAGGAATACCCTTGTAAACCCTGATCTCAACAAGTCCGCCAATACCGAGCCTCCTCATGAGCGCTTCTATCGCCTTTTTAGCTGTCTCAGCTCCTCCACTTTCCCTACTATATGGGCCCTCAACCTCTACGACCTCTACCGATGAGTCTCGCGACTCCGAAAAACAGACAACAACCTCGTCGTAGAACGCCGTATGCGCTACTGCTAGTACGTCGAAGCCGGGCCCAAGGTTGGCACTACTAGAGTATGCCCTCGACTTGGCGCAACTAGCCCCAGGTTTGCGGAGCAACATGTGTCTACCTAGGTATGCCGGACAACATGGAAGAAGCGTATATTTGTTCACTACTGCTGCCACACCACTTAAGCATTGTGAAGCGCTCCTGTCTCTACGTCACATTATCTAAACCAGTGCTTCACAACCCCGATAAACACGTACAATACATGTTTGACTTGATTTATGTGCTTTAATTTATTTAAACCACCCGCCCTAAACTGAGTGGCCAGTAAACTAGGGTCCTGTAACTATGAACACGAAGGAACTCGTTAACCGAATAAGGAATATGAGTGTAACATGGTTCTCATTTAACCTAGCAACATCAGCTATTATACTCTCAAGCTTCGCGCTCGCTAATCTAGAGCACATAGCGCTACTAAAAGACCTGGCAATGATCTTAGCCTATATCAACACGGCAACATACATTGTAATATCGATTTTTTACGCGATACGCATAGCCATAGGCTGGGAATCGTTTACAAAAATGCTGCGACACCCCGTCCAAGGACCATTCTTGTCAGTAATACCAATAGCTACTATGCTGCTCTCACTCGACTGGAGCCTCGTCTTAAATAACATAATGGTTGCGGCACTACTCTTCTATATCGGCCTTGTAATCCACACAGTGCTCTTCATCATCATAACTTATAGGCTGGAAAGGCACCCCGGGATAGAAGTCCGTTATATGAATCCAGGATGGTATATGCCGGCAGTAGGAAACGTGCTGGTACCATATGTTGGTGCTGTCCTCAGTGTGCACGGCATACACGTCTCTAAGAGCCTTATGGGGATATACCTAGGCACCGGGACAGTCATGTGGATAGCACTCTTCACGATATGGCTCTACCGCGCGATCTTCTACTCCCCGCCGCCTCCAAGACTAATGGCGACAACATGGATTAACCTTGCACCACCAGCCGTCATACCACTCTCCTATGAGGCCCTCCTCGGCTTCACACCCGATATATACAGAGTACTAATCGGTACAAGCAAGGAAGTACAACAAAGCCCCGTAGTATTGAAGCTATTGACCAGCTTCTTTGACTTCTTCTACTACACGTTCTGGGGAGTAGCGGGACTACTACTAGCAGTAATAATCGTAATAACAGTTGACTATCTAGCAAAGCGACAAGTAGAGTTCGCTGAAAGCTGGTGGGCATTCGTATTCCCACTTGCAGCCTACACCATATCTACTATACACTTGTACCTTCATCACACCGAGGACAAGTGGCTCGTATACTATGCCTGGTTCCTGTACATACTGACATGGATATCGTACCTCGTTACAACAATCCTTAGCATCTATTACGGTATAGAAGAGCTAAAAGGTGTCCCTGAAGAGAAACTGCCAGCAATACTTCACCCACTAGAACATGATATCGAGAAGACCGGCAACGGCGTCAGCAACAAGGATAGCAAAAAGACAGCTAGCCCTAAATCCTAGAGGTGCAGCCCTCCAAGTACAAGCAATAAATAGCGGCTGGACATGCCTGGCACAACATGTTTTACCTAATCCTTGCACATCTCATACACGGAGTTCCGAGGTGTCTATTTATTCATGACAGAAGAGCACAAGACTCTAGATTGGTATGAGATTGCTCGCCGCCTACACAAGTACTATGAGGGCAAGATAGAAGTCCTCCCCAAGGTTCCCATAGGAAAGCAGGAGTATTACTCGATCTGGTATACGCCCGGAGTAGCAGGACCCGCCAAGGACGACGCTGAGAACCCGGATGAAACATTCCATAACACGTGGAGATGGAACGCAATAGCAGTCGTCAGCGACGGTACGCGCGTACTAGGCCTTGGCAAGATTGGGCCCGAGGGAGCCCTTCCCGTTATGGAGGGCAAGGCTCTCCTATTCAAGGCTCTCGGCGGCGTAGATGCCGTGCCACTCGTCCACCGTGCTCGTGATCCCGAGAAGTTCCTAGAGCTACTCGAACTCGTTGAGCCGAGCTTTGGCGGCATAAACCTCGAGGACATTGAGAGCCCTAAGTGCTTCTACATACTCGATGAGGCGAGAAAGCGCCTCAATATAGCCGTTTGGCACGATGACCAGCAGGGTACAGCAACAGTAACGCTTGCAGGACTAATAAACGCGGCCAAGCTAACGGGTAGGGATCTGAGAAAGGCGAGAATAACGCTGATAGGCGCGGGTGCAGCAAACATCGCTCTCTATAGGCTTCTGAAAGCCTATGGAGTACCGCCCAAGAACATAACTGTCGTTGACTCTAAGGGGATCATTCATTCAGGCCGCCCAGATATCGAGAAGCTGAAGAAAGAGCATCCATGGAAGTACCAGATAGCAGTGGAGACCAATGGTGGCTGGAAGGGCCCAGTTAACGGAGGCATACCCGAAGCGCTCGACGGTGCAGAGATAGTGGTCGCGGCGTCGAGGCCAGGGCCTGGTGTCATAAAGAAGGAATGGGTCGCCAAGATGGCTAAGGATGGTATATTGTTCGCAGAGGCCAACCCGGTGCCGGAGATATGGCCCTGGGAGGCAAAGGAGGCAGGTGTTAGGATAGTCGGCACGGGTAGGAGCGACTTCCCCAACCAGGTGAACAATAGCCTAGCGTTCCCACCGATATTTCGCGGAGTGCTAGACGTGAGGGCAAAGACGATAACCGATGAGATGGCTATTGCTGCTGCAGAAGAGCTGGCAAAATTCGCGGAAGAGAAGGGCCTCCACGAAGACTACATACTACCAACTATGGAGGAGTTCGACGTCTTCCCAAGAGTTGCTGCAGCCACTGCCGCGAAGGCCGTGGAGCAGGGCGTCGCCAGGCTCAAGAGGACATATGAGGAGGAGCTCGAGATCGCCGAGAAGATAATCAAGTCCACGCTCGAAAAGTACGAGGCCCTGCTAAGAGCCGGGCTCATAAAAGAGATGCCCGAGGATGTTGAAAGAGCCATAGAAGGGCTAAGACAAAAGAAAAAGGAAGAAGCAGCCCACGCACATTAAGGCTTCTTTGCCTACCTATCCTTTTTCGCAAACCACGTCTTCGGCTAGACTCATACCGTTTACCTTTTCTCCAAAGAGTGTCAGCTTAGATCCCCACACCCACAGCCCATCTCCAATACGAGTCTATGTAGATCCTCGATGCCTTCACCGGTTATTGCGGAGACCTTTGGAACAGCAACGCTCCTGTTATACTTTAGGAGCACCCTCAGCGTCTCCCTAAGCATTTCTGCGTAGAGGCTCCTAGCCTCACGTAGCTGTCTAGCTACCCTCCCAAAGTCGCGAGTAATATCGCCTAGCAGCTCGGTATTAGGGGCCAAGTCAGCCTTATTGAGCACAGGAGCCGTTATGAGGCCTAAGCGCAGCTGAACCGCAGTAGCAAGGACGGCTAAGAACGCGTAATCGGCGGGATCCCTTATCACCGAGGCGTCTAGGACGAAGAGAGCATATGTCTCTGGACTAATTTTCTGCAATGCCTCCGAGAGTCGCCACGCTAGGTCCCTGAACAAGAAGACCTCCATCTGTCCCGGCGTATCGACCAATACGTAGTCGGCGTCAGCGCCCGCTATCGCACCCACAATGTCGCTCAAACGCTCAGCCATAATCTCCATAGATTTCACGAGGGCACCGTTAGGTCCTAAGCCATACTTTCTAGCAACCTCGCGCGCATCGACAATCCTGCGTACGTCGAAGTCAGGCTCGTATGGAAGAGTCTCGGCTGCGGGGTCAAGGCTCACCGTATAGACGGGAATCTCCCCCTCACGGAGCCACTTAGAATATGCAGCAACAAGCGAAGACTTACCGGAACCCGCCGGGCCGACGAAAACAACTATCAGCTTACCCATGGCCAGCCCCTCCCCAGCCTCCCTGTTAAAATTCTATAGTAATCAACACGAGGCTCAATAAAAACAGAGATACACATCGTTCACAGCGATGGGCCGCTTGTGCCACCACGTGTATCTATTGCCCCGGGGCAAGGCTTAATCCAGCCCCGCAGATAAAAGAAAATAACAATGGAGCTACGGGGCTCCCCCAGGCAAATGGGGCTCCACCCCGCCGACGGGGCCGTAGAAACCGGCCCTCGTGGGAGGAGGCGGGGCCCGTCGGGCGCCACCGTTCTCTTATTACGAAAAGTGCTCTGAGGGGCACTACGCTGAAGAGGAGTTGTACGGAACGCCTCAAGGCGTTCAAGAAGCACTTGGAGAGAACTGGGCTACGAGGCCTCTTCGTCCTAAATACTAGGAGCATTGAAGACGCTGCACAGAGCCTGGCGAGCTTCCTGCACCGCGACGGCTGCGTGGCCGCTGTTGAGCATTTTCTCGTAAAGGATCTCAAAGGGGCAGGATGCATAGCTAGGCCCTTTAGCGGCGTCGGGGAGCTTCTAGGCTTCGAGGCGGGTAACGCGATAATCGTTACCTCTGGGCTTCTTTCTCCGAACACTGCGGCCGCACTGGCTGGCCTCGTCAAGGCCAGCGGCGTTCTAGCCATAGTTGCTCCTGTGCTCAGTGAGTGGAATCCAGGCCCGCGAGGGGGCAGAGGAGGTTATCGTAGATACCTATTGGGTTCTTTTCCCGAGGCAGAGTCGCTGCTATGGCTAAGCGATGAAGACGAGTGCCGCGTGGTCGCAGAGCATTTGCCAAGGCCTAGGGCGACGGGTTCTCAGATAAGAGGAGCACCCAGGACTAGCAATGTGCCTAAGAGGCTTGCCGCGCTCCTGACAGAGGACCAGTTGAGAGCCTTCTCCCAGTACCTCGGGGCCCAGCGAAGTCTTAGATCACTGCTCGTGGTCGGTGACCGTGGTAGGGGGAAGAGCTTCCTACTAGGAGCAATAGCCGCCTATGAGGCGTATAGAGGTCTTGCGGGCGAGGCTGTACTGGTTGCTCCCAGCATCTACTCCGCCCAAAGCTTCTTCCGCGGATTCACAGCGGCCTCCAAGGCCTTAGGCCTAAGGCTTGTCACGGAGAGGAGAAAGCAGCTCGTAGAACGTGTCAGCACGCGCAACTTATCCATAGCCCTGCGTAGACCCGATGAGAGTGTTCGCCAACCAATAGTATTTGTTGACGAGGCAGCTGCTGTAGGTGTTGCTAGGCTTCGAAGATACAGTAAAACAGCTTCACGCATCTATGCAGCCACAACACTCCACGGCTACGAAGGAGCTGGGCGTTACCTTGCACACTATGCCGAGAACATTCTCCCTAAGCCGCTTCTCCGAGTAGAACTACAGAGCCCAGTACGCTACGCGCCAGGAGACCCCCTTGAGGAATGGGTCAACAAGGTCTTCGTGCTTAAGCCCCAGTACCCGGAGCCGCCTCGGGGCACAAACACTTCTGACATCCACGTAGAAGTTGTTGACCCGAATAAGCTCTCGGAGAACAAGGTGCTTGTTCGCAACATAGTATCGCTTCTATGGGAGGCACACTACCGCACCGAGCCCGACTATTTGCTAACACTATTAGAGTCGTCGACACACGAGATCGTGGCCGCGAAGATCAACGGCAAACTGGTAGCAGTAGCTGATGTAGCCTACGAGGAGCCCGGGCTCCCCGAGAAGGGCAGAATAACGCTGCAGCTCATCAACCAGCAACTGGCAAGGAGCGAGGAAAACCTACGGGCCGCGAGGATAGTCAGGATAGCTGTTCACCCAGTGCTTCAGCGCCGCGGAATAGGCTCAAGGCTCCTAGCATTCATAGAAAGCAGGGCCGCTGAGAGAGGATACCCCATTGTAACAACGATATATGGTAGGCATGATGTGCTCGGCTTCTGGCTTCGCAACGGCTACAAGGTGTTCTACATTAGTCCGCGCTATAACAAGGTCACGGGCGAGAAGAACATAGCTATGGTGAAGCCGCTTAGCGGGACAGCAAGCAACGTGGTCAAAGAACTCGTTGAAGCATTTACTAGGGAGCTTCTCCTTGCTGCACACATTCTCTACCGAGACGTATCGGCCGAGAAAATAGCTAGCATACTAGAATCGATAAAAGAACAAGAACCCATACTATCAATACCTATAACCAGCGATGATGAGGCGAGGCTCCAGAAGGTTCTCAGAGACCCCGAGAAGCTTGAACACGCGGCTTATGCTGCCTATGCTTTACTAGTATCGCTGCTTCCGAGAGCAGCATCCATGCTAGGACTTGACGAACTAGTATCTCTCGTCGCCTACCTTCTCCAAGGGAAACCGCTTAACGAGGTAGCCGATATACTGGGCGCAAGCATCGTGGAGACGAGAGCAAAGATAGTAAAAGCGCTTAGGAAGCTCCTATCTTTCGGAGAAACAGCCGGGTCTATGAGGAGGCATCTCCACCGGGACAAGGGCTTAGCTCAAGCGCCGTGAAGAATGGGCAAGGTGCCGAGACCCCTCTCTCGCCCCTAATCGCCCGGCAGCACGCGGCTCGGAGATACAACGACTCCTTTCTCTCTGAGCCTTGAGGCGCACCTAGTGCAGTAGGCTGCCTCCTTGCGGTCAACTTCTACTATACTGTTACTGAAGCTCATCACGCATAACGGGTTAGAGCAGTGCTCTAGGCCGAAGGCGTGGCCGAGCTCATGCATACTCTCCTTCAGCAACCTCTCCATGAATAACTCGTTGCTCGGTGGAGCACCATAGAACTCTGGGCGGAGACGAGGAGTATAGACCACCGCAGCACCTCTGCCGAGAAGAGCCTCTCCGAAAACAAAGTTGAGCCCATCAGCGTAGGCGTCTATGCCAGCAACAACGAGCACAGCATCAGCCTCGGCGGCCTCTCGCAGCCCGGCCGCAAGGTAGAGAATGTGCTCGCTCCTATACTGGCCCCTAGCAGCGTCATAAGCCTCCAGCGGGGGACTCAGAACCTCATCAGCTAGAATGACTTCAGCGTTCACATAGACGGTTGAAAGAAGGCGGCCAAGCACTCTAAGAACATCCATGTCCTCCTTCATAGAGACGAGTAGGAGCCTTAGTAGACGAGACGACAACGTCCCTCACCATACTCCTAGTGCTGGCCAAGATAAGCCAACAAGTGTAGCAGAAAAGCTAGCAAGAATAAACCAGCACCAATAACCGCTGCAATAAAACGCCGAGAACCCCTAACAGAAGCATACATAGCAGCATAGCCCAATAGAGAGACAGGACAGAGACAAACAAAAAAAAGTTGAGGAATAGTCCGATGGCGCTAGAACCCCTCTACTAACCTGCCTGCTGATCCTTCTCAGTCGGCAAATATGGTGGCTGAGGCGGTGGCCCACCACTTGTTGGGTTAAACTTAATTTCATACGTTATCACAAACGGTGGATGAGAGTATGTAACATCAGCAGTACTATCGTAGCCTAAGTACTGCTCATACTTGTAAATAACTACGTGTACTTGTTCACCGGGATAAGTCTTGCTAGTTCTTTCAAGTTTAATCGTTGTTGCCTCGGCATTCATATTTGTATATGCATAGCTCAGTACAACACTAGCAGTACTTAGTAGCTTGTTAAGAGCCTTCGGAGCTATAGTGGTTATTACTTTCTTTATGATGGGTGCAACACCCGTGACAAGACCTGCCATTGCATCGGAGTTAAAGGAGCTAGAAGCCACCTTATCTATTAATTCACTACTACTATCATAATACGTCACAACCTTATCATATATCTTTACTGGCGTGATACTGATTGTGCTCGTTAACTCAGAGTACTTGTTATAGAAGTCATTGTACTTATAGTCTTGAGGAAAAGTTGAAGTACTTCTTACCGATGTAAAAGCATCGTCGTAAAGTGGCGTAAACGTTATAATTGGCGTTATACGCCAGAACGAATAATAAGTTCCATCATTATAGCTGTATATATAGACTTTCTCCATATAGTAGTCAACAACTGCTCCATCGCCTTTCCATGTCCTTGTAATGTCTGCTTCCACATATGATACAAAACCATTAGAAGCATCTTCGGGAGAAAGTGTTGCACTTCCCGGATCAACAGTGAAATCTTGATGCTCATTTCCAAGTATAAGCATGCCAAGAAGTGTTACACCAGATTTATGGTAATGAA from Pyrofollis japonicus harbors:
- a CDS encoding SLAC1 family transporter, producing MNTKELVNRIRNMSVTWFSFNLATSAIILSSFALANLEHIALLKDLAMILAYINTATYIVISIFYAIRIAIGWESFTKMLRHPVQGPFLSVIPIATMLLSLDWSLVLNNIMVAALLFYIGLVIHTVLFIIITYRLERHPGIEVRYMNPGWYMPAVGNVLVPYVGAVLSVHGIHVSKSLMGIYLGTGTVMWIALFTIWLYRAIFYSPPPPRLMATTWINLAPPAVIPLSYEALLGFTPDIYRVLIGTSKEVQQSPVVLKLLTSFFDFFYYTFWGVAGLLLAVIIVITVDYLAKRQVEFAESWWAFVFPLAAYTISTIHLYLHHTEDKWLVYYAWFLYILTWISYLVTTILSIYYGIEELKGVPEEKLPAILHPLEHDIEKTGNGVSNKDSKKTASPKS
- a CDS encoding NAD(P)-dependent malic enzyme, which codes for MTEEHKTLDWYEIARRLHKYYEGKIEVLPKVPIGKQEYYSIWYTPGVAGPAKDDAENPDETFHNTWRWNAIAVVSDGTRVLGLGKIGPEGALPVMEGKALLFKALGGVDAVPLVHRARDPEKFLELLELVEPSFGGINLEDIESPKCFYILDEARKRLNIAVWHDDQQGTATVTLAGLINAAKLTGRDLRKARITLIGAGAANIALYRLLKAYGVPPKNITVVDSKGIIHSGRPDIEKLKKEHPWKYQIAVETNGGWKGPVNGGIPEALDGAEIVVAASRPGPGVIKKEWVAKMAKDGILFAEANPVPEIWPWEAKEAGVRIVGTGRSDFPNQVNNSLAFPPIFRGVLDVRAKTITDEMAIAAAEELAKFAEEKGLHEDYILPTMEEFDVFPRVAAATAAKAVEQGVARLKRTYEEELEIAEKIIKSTLEKYEALLRAGLIKEMPEDVERAIEGLRQKKKEEAAHAH
- a CDS encoding homoserine kinase: MNKYTLLPCCPAYLGRHMLLRKPGASCAKSRAYSSSANLGPGFDVLAVAHTAFYDEVVVCFSESRDSSVEVVEVEGPYSRESGGAETAKKAIEALMRRLGIGGLVEIRVYKGIPPGRGLGSSGASAAAAVAAFSEVLNQRVHLGELVEAAGEGEAAAAGSPHYDNVSASLLGGFVIVGQLGERLVAKRIVPGAEPVFAILVPEDAMPQKHKTKFMRSVVPKSVPTSSAARNFGGGTALLIAGLIEGDLGLVGEAMMGDSIVEKARARHVPCYSRVREAALAYGALGVALSGAGPSMIALAENEAKARRIAEAMRQAYLGCGKAEAVVASLAPGALELVEEIGEGGA
- a CDS encoding ATP/GTP-binding protein, which encodes MGKLIVVFVGPAGSGKSSLVAAYSKWLREGEIPVYTVSLDPAAETLPYEPDFDVRRIVDAREVARKYGLGPNGALVKSMEIMAERLSDIVGAIAGADADYVLVDTPGQMEVFLFRDLAWRLSEALQKISPETYALFVLDASVIRDPADYAFLAVLATAVQLRLGLITAPVLNKADLAPNTELLGDITRDFGRVARQLREARSLYAEMLRETLRVLLKYNRSVAVPKVSAITGEGIEDLHRLVLEMGCGCGDLS
- a CDS encoding GNAT family N-acetyltransferase, producing the protein MERTGLRGLFVLNTRSIEDAAQSLASFLHRDGCVAAVEHFLVKDLKGAGCIARPFSGVGELLGFEAGNAIIVTSGLLSPNTAAALAGLVKASGVLAIVAPVLSEWNPGPRGGRGGYRRYLLGSFPEAESLLWLSDEDECRVVAEHLPRPRATGSQIRGAPRTSNVPKRLAALLTEDQLRAFSQYLGAQRSLRSLLVVGDRGRGKSFLLGAIAAYEAYRGLAGEAVLVAPSIYSAQSFFRGFTAASKALGLRLVTERRKQLVERVSTRNLSIALRRPDESVRQPIVFVDEAAAVGVARLRRYSKTASRIYAATTLHGYEGAGRYLAHYAENILPKPLLRVELQSPVRYAPGDPLEEWVNKVFVLKPQYPEPPRGTNTSDIHVEVVDPNKLSENKVLVRNIVSLLWEAHYRTEPDYLLTLLESSTHEIVAAKINGKLVAVADVAYEEPGLPEKGRITLQLINQQLARSEENLRAARIVRIAVHPVLQRRGIGSRLLAFIESRAAERGYPIVTTIYGRHDVLGFWLRNGYKVFYISPRYNKVTGEKNIAMVKPLSGTASNVVKELVEAFTRELLLAAHILYRDVSAEKIASILESIKEQEPILSIPITSDDEARLQKVLRDPEKLEHAAYAAYALLVSLLPRAASMLGLDELVSLVAYLLQGKPLNEVADILGASIVETRAKIVKALRKLLSFGETAGSMRRHLHRDKGLAQAP
- a CDS encoding archaemetzincin family Zn-dependent metalloprotease, which translates into the protein MSSRLLRLLLVSMKEDMDVLRVLGRLLSTVYVNAEVILADEVLSPPLEAYDAARGQYRSEHILYLAAGLREAAEADAVLVVAGIDAYADGLNFVFGEALLGRGAAVVYTPRLRPEFYGAPPSNELFMERLLKESMHELGHAFGLEHCSNPLCVMSFSNSIVEVDRKEAAYCTRCASRLREKGVVVSPSRVLPGD